From a single Thioalbus denitrificans genomic region:
- the cysC gene encoding adenylyl-sulfate kinase, whose translation MGAVASSNVVWHHATVTRERRERLNRHRSVNLWFTGLSGAGKSTIAHALEEELYRRGCRTFVLDGDNVRHGLCADLGFSDEDRRENIRRIGEMVKLFLNAGVIALTAFISPFRDDRQRVRELLGEGDFIEVYCRCSLDVCEQRDVKGLYQRARAGEIPHFTGISSPYEEPEAPEVVVETDTRSLEACVDQLVGYLEQRGVLEPLEAIV comes from the coding sequence ATGGGTGCGGTGGCGAGCAGCAACGTGGTTTGGCATCACGCGACGGTCACGCGCGAGCGGCGCGAGCGGCTGAATCGGCACCGCAGCGTGAACCTGTGGTTCACCGGGCTGTCCGGGGCCGGCAAATCCACCATCGCCCATGCCCTGGAGGAGGAGCTGTACCGCCGCGGCTGCCGCACCTTCGTCCTCGACGGCGACAATGTCCGCCACGGACTGTGCGCGGATCTGGGCTTCAGCGACGAGGACCGGCGCGAGAACATCCGCCGCATCGGCGAGATGGTAAAGCTGTTCCTCAACGCCGGGGTGATCGCGCTCACCGCATTCATCTCTCCCTTCCGCGACGATCGCCAGCGGGTGCGGGAGCTGCTGGGCGAGGGCGATTTCATCGAGGTCTATTGCCGCTGCAGCCTGGACGTGTGCGAGCAGCGCGACGTCAAGGGGCTCTACCAGCGCGCCCGCGCCGGCGAGATCCCCCACTTCACGGGCATCTCCTCGCCCTACGAGGAGCCGGAGGCGCCCGAGGTGGTGGTGGAGACCGACACCCGGAGCCTGGAGGCCTGCGTGGACCAGCTGGTGGGGTACCTCGAGCAGCGGGGTGTTCTCGAGCCGCTGGAAGCGATCGTCTGA
- a CDS encoding TatD family nuclease-associated radical SAM protein encodes MNAQTIAYPIHDNLYLSITDRCTLVCEFCPKTQGSLEVRGYDLSLDHRPEVEELVAAVGDPARYREVVFCGYGEPTLRLRTLLAVADHIKAHGGRVRVNTDGLANLVHKRNVLPEMAGRVDALSVSLNAQDEATYNRHCQPQLPGSYAALLAFLREAPRWIPEVTATAIDGLEGVDIEACRRLAESLGVKFRARHLDVVG; translated from the coding sequence ATGAACGCCCAGACCATCGCCTACCCCATTCACGACAACCTCTATCTCAGCATCACCGACCGCTGCACCCTGGTGTGCGAGTTCTGCCCCAAGACCCAGGGCAGCCTGGAGGTCCGGGGCTACGACCTGAGCCTCGATCACCGGCCGGAGGTGGAGGAGCTGGTGGCCGCGGTGGGCGATCCCGCCCGCTACCGCGAAGTGGTGTTCTGCGGCTACGGCGAGCCCACCCTGCGCCTGCGGACCCTGCTGGCGGTGGCCGACCACATCAAGGCCCATGGCGGGCGGGTGCGGGTCAACACCGACGGCCTGGCCAACCTGGTGCACAAGCGCAACGTGCTGCCGGAGATGGCCGGCCGGGTGGACGCCCTGTCGGTCTCCCTCAACGCCCAGGACGAGGCCACCTACAACCGTCACTGCCAGCCCCAGCTGCCCGGCTCCTACGCCGCCCTGCTGGCGTTCCTGCGCGAGGCCCCGCGCTGGATCCCCGAGGTCACCGCCACCGCCATCGACGGCCTGGAGGGGGTGGACATCGAGGCCTGCCGGCGCCTGGCCGAGTCCCTGGGCGTGAAGTTCCGCGCCCGCCACCTCGACGTGGTGGGCTGA
- the murU gene encoding N-acetylmuramate alpha-1-phosphate uridylyltransferase MurU, with protein MRAMILAAGRGERMRPLTDTIPKPLLPLAGRPLIEYHLRALAAAGVREVVINHAHLGHRLEDALGDGSRWGLAIAWSPEGEALETGGGIFRALPLLGEAPFIVVNGDVWSDFDFSGLPAEPAGLAHLVLVDNPAHHPAGDFVLADGRVREGDGPRLTFSGIGVYRPALFAGCAPGRFPLGPLLRTAMARDEVSGEHYRGRWVDVGTPERLAALEAELLR; from the coding sequence ATGAGAGCGATGATCCTGGCCGCCGGGCGCGGGGAGCGCATGCGGCCGCTGACCGACACCATCCCGAAGCCGCTGCTGCCGCTGGCGGGGCGGCCCCTCATCGAGTACCACCTGCGGGCGCTGGCCGCGGCGGGGGTGCGGGAGGTGGTGATCAACCACGCCCACCTGGGTCACCGGCTGGAGGATGCCCTCGGCGACGGATCACGCTGGGGGCTCGCCATCGCCTGGTCGCCGGAGGGCGAGGCGCTGGAGACCGGCGGCGGCATCTTCCGGGCCCTGCCCCTGCTGGGGGAGGCGCCCTTCATCGTGGTCAACGGCGATGTCTGGAGCGACTTCGACTTCTCCGGCCTGCCGGCGGAGCCCGCGGGCCTGGCGCACCTGGTGCTGGTGGACAACCCGGCGCACCACCCGGCGGGCGACTTCGTCCTGGCGGACGGGCGGGTGCGGGAGGGGGACGGGCCGCGGCTCACCTTCAGCGGCATCGGCGTCTACCGGCCGGCGCTCTTCGCCGGCTGCGCGCCCGGGCGTTTTCCCCTCGGCCCCCTGCTGCGCACGGCCATGGCCCGGGACGAGGTGAGCGGCGAGCACTACCGCGGGCGCTGGGTCGACGTGGGCACGCCCGAGCGGCTGGCGGCCCTGGAGGCGGAGCTGCTGCGGTGA
- a CDS encoding NAD-dependent epimerase gives MKILITGAAGFIGSTLALRLLARGDTVVGVDNLNDYYDVSLKEARLDRCRAHAGFRFERLDIADRPAMERLFREEGFDAVMNLAAQAGVRYSIENPSAYVDANLVGFGNILEGCRHSGVKHLVFASSSSVYGANTKLPFSEHHNVDHPVSLYAATKKANELMAHSYAHLYGLACTGLRFFTVYGPWGRPDMALFKFTKGILEGTPIPVFNEGRMIRDFTYIDDIVEGVVRVIDTPAAPDPAWSGEAPDPATSYAPFRVFNIGNNQPVELLRYIEVLEACLGRKARMDLLPMQPGDVSATMADTAELERAVGFRPATTVEEGVAKFVEWYREYYGVREA, from the coding sequence ATGAAGATTCTGATCACCGGCGCCGCCGGATTCATCGGTTCCACCCTCGCGCTGCGGCTGCTGGCCCGCGGCGACACGGTGGTGGGCGTCGACAACCTCAACGACTACTACGACGTGAGCCTGAAGGAGGCGCGGCTGGACCGCTGCCGGGCCCACGCCGGTTTCCGCTTCGAGCGCCTGGACATCGCCGATCGCCCCGCCATGGAGCGGCTGTTCCGGGAGGAGGGCTTCGACGCGGTGATGAACCTGGCCGCCCAGGCCGGGGTGCGCTACTCCATCGAGAACCCCAGCGCCTACGTGGACGCCAACCTGGTGGGTTTCGGCAATATCCTGGAGGGGTGCCGCCACAGCGGGGTGAAGCACCTGGTGTTCGCCTCCTCCAGCTCGGTGTACGGGGCCAACACGAAGCTGCCCTTCTCCGAGCACCACAACGTGGACCACCCGGTGTCGCTGTACGCGGCCACCAAGAAGGCCAACGAGCTGATGGCCCACAGCTACGCCCACCTCTACGGGCTCGCCTGCACGGGGCTGCGCTTCTTCACCGTCTACGGGCCGTGGGGCCGGCCGGACATGGCGCTGTTCAAGTTCACCAAGGGGATCCTGGAGGGCACGCCGATCCCGGTGTTCAACGAGGGGCGGATGATCCGGGACTTCACCTACATCGACGACATCGTGGAGGGGGTGGTGCGGGTCATCGACACCCCGGCGGCGCCGGACCCGGCCTGGAGCGGCGAGGCGCCGGACCCGGCCACCAGCTACGCGCCGTTCCGGGTGTTCAACATCGGCAACAACCAGCCGGTGGAGCTGCTGCGCTACATCGAGGTGCTGGAGGCGTGCCTGGGTCGGAAGGCGCGGATGGACCTGCTGCCGATGCAGCCGGGGGACGTCTCCGCCACCATGGCCGACACCGCCGAGCTGGAGCGGGCGGTGGGCTTCCGCCCCGCCACCACGGTGGAGGAGGGGGTGGCGAAGTTCGTGGAGTGGTATCGGGAGTACTATGGTGTGCGTGAGGCGTGA
- the djlA gene encoding co-chaperone DjlA, with protein MSWWGKLAGGAFGFMMGGPLGALLGVALGHQFDRGVSSVRSGLEEQFEPGAQERVQMVFFTAAFSVMGHLAKADGRVSEDEIRLARQVMERMGLGGEQRRLAMELFNEGKQPGFDLDAVLDQFRQECRRRVNLIRMFVEIQLAAALADGEMHPAERRILLHICERLGFPRFAFEQLERMARAGTRYDHQAAPGSRGRSLEDAYAILGVEAGATDAEVKKAYRRLMSQHHPDKLVSRGLPEEMMKVATEKTQEIKAAYEQVKAARGM; from the coding sequence ATGAGCTGGTGGGGCAAGCTGGCGGGCGGGGCCTTCGGGTTCATGATGGGCGGCCCCCTGGGCGCGCTGCTGGGCGTCGCCCTGGGGCACCAGTTCGACCGCGGGGTGAGCTCGGTCCGCTCCGGGCTGGAGGAGCAGTTCGAGCCCGGCGCCCAGGAGCGGGTGCAGATGGTCTTCTTCACCGCCGCCTTCTCGGTGATGGGGCACCTGGCCAAGGCCGACGGCCGGGTCTCCGAGGACGAGATCCGGCTGGCGCGCCAGGTGATGGAGCGCATGGGGCTGGGCGGGGAGCAGCGCCGCCTGGCCATGGAGCTTTTCAACGAGGGCAAGCAGCCCGGCTTCGATCTCGACGCGGTGCTGGACCAGTTCCGCCAGGAGTGCCGGCGCCGGGTCAACCTGATCCGCATGTTCGTGGAGATCCAGCTGGCCGCCGCGCTGGCCGACGGCGAGATGCATCCCGCCGAACGCCGGATCCTGCTCCACATCTGCGAACGGCTCGGCTTTCCCCGCTTCGCCTTCGAGCAGCTGGAGCGCATGGCCCGGGCCGGCACCCGCTACGACCACCAGGCGGCTCCGGGCAGCCGCGGCCGCAGCCTGGAGGATGCCTATGCCATCCTCGGGGTGGAGGCCGGGGCCACGGATGCGGAGGTGAAGAAGGCCTACCGCCGCCTGATGAGCCAGCACCATCCCGACAAGCTGGTGTCCCGGGGGCTGCCCGAGGAGATGATGAAGGTGGCCACCGAGAAG
- a CDS encoding aminoglycoside phosphotransferase family protein codes for MTDRLEALRGWLHAEAGLPERCELVPASGDASFRRYFRVTWDGRSAIAMDAPPEKEDSRPFLHIAALLHGFGLNVPEVLAADAGRGFALLGDLGDRQYLGALGPETVERLYGDALGALLTLQVHGPTEPGPVPAYDRGLLLREMALFPDWLLERHLGLELGEGARAALGEAFELLTAAALEQPRVLVHRDYHSRNLMLTPRNNPGILDFQDAVVGPVTYDLVSLLRDCYVAWPREAVEAWALGYHDLALQSGVLREEDPERFLHWFDLMGVQRHLKAAGIFARLLHRDGKQGYLKDVPRTVGYIRAVAPRHRGLRELAAFLERDVVPRLAG; via the coding sequence ATGACCGATCGCCTGGAGGCCCTGCGCGGCTGGCTGCACGCCGAGGCGGGCCTGCCGGAGCGCTGCGAGCTGGTGCCCGCATCGGGTGATGCCAGCTTCCGCCGCTATTTCCGCGTCACCTGGGACGGGCGCAGCGCCATCGCCATGGATGCGCCGCCGGAGAAGGAGGACAGCCGCCCGTTCCTGCACATCGCCGCCCTGCTGCACGGCTTCGGGCTCAATGTTCCCGAGGTGCTGGCGGCGGACGCCGGACGGGGCTTCGCGCTGCTCGGCGATCTGGGCGATCGCCAGTACCTGGGCGCCCTGGGCCCGGAAACGGTGGAGCGGCTCTATGGCGATGCCCTGGGCGCCCTGCTGACCCTGCAGGTGCACGGGCCCACCGAGCCGGGCCCGGTGCCGGCCTACGACCGGGGGCTGCTGCTGCGCGAGATGGCCCTGTTCCCGGACTGGCTGCTGGAGCGCCACCTGGGCCTGGAGCTGGGCGAGGGGGCGCGCGCGGCGCTGGGCGAGGCCTTCGAGCTGCTGACCGCGGCCGCCCTGGAGCAGCCCCGGGTGCTGGTCCACCGCGACTACCACTCCCGCAACCTGATGCTCACCCCGCGCAACAACCCCGGCATCCTCGACTTCCAGGACGCCGTGGTGGGTCCGGTCACCTACGACCTGGTCTCCCTGCTGCGGGACTGCTACGTCGCCTGGCCGCGGGAGGCGGTGGAGGCGTGGGCGCTGGGCTACCACGACCTGGCGCTGCAGTCCGGCGTGCTGCGGGAGGAGGATCCGGAGCGGTTCCTGCACTGGTTCGACCTGATGGGCGTACAGCGCCACCTCAAGGCCGCCGGCATCTTCGCCCGCCTGCTCCACCGCGACGGCAAGCAGGGCTACCTCAAGGACGTGCCCCGCACCGTGGGCTACATCCGCGCGGTCGCCCCCCGCCACCGCGGACTGCGCGAGCTCGCCGCGTTCCTGGAACGGGACGTGGTGCCGCGCCTGGCAGGCTGA
- the lptD gene encoding LPS-assembly protein LptD, whose translation MNTTKPGLSPITISILLACYPGLALQAAEAASPWDCRQEAGGKWVCAGAEPAMPAAMPAPAATPAPPGPSTPSATGAAPARERPAPAREPAPEPAARPSAGGRDEGAAAPAVARRTPPPLRPASTAVATADAGPGGRDPWALCAVSSAPGTFRPGSAASTSDLPIEVSADRVRSTQDGEDRLEGEVRLTQGDRHLQASQVTVWRAENRFEAEGGVRYSEPGFAVAAERARLRLDERTGELEQASYELPGLHASGRAERAELRSGDVVVLKEATYTTCDPGRPDWELSAGEVKLDPATGRGEARQVKVDFKDVPIFYWPYLSFPIDDKRHTGFLVPTFGTSEATGLDLSVPYYINLAPSYDATLTPRLMSRRGLQVQGEFRYLLEGQGGQVTAEVLPHDNEFGDHRELLSYQHQGVFAPGWSTDVDLNYVSDEQYFRDLGNGINLTSTTHLDRRADLRYDSTYWSVLGRAQSFQTVDETLGPDERPYDRMPQLLFRGALPEIAGTLRTSLRAEYTRFDHESLVTGQRVDLEPGLSLPLAGAAWFLTPSAKYRYTGYSLDDPDGVYPDSTTRALPVLSLDGGLFFERPLAWDGGDYTQTLEPRLYYLYVPNENQDDIPVFDSAALDFSFEQLFRDNRFSGRDRVGDANQLTLALTSRVLDNADGRERLRAGLGSVFYFSDREVGLETGAPAEDSGTSDLVGEVDYRLSDAWYARGGLQWNTDENDMRRGTLQFHYQPDNRRILNLAYRLRKDIDETLEQTDASLLWPLNPNWSVVGRWNYSIEDRRTLDAFAGFEYGSCCWALRLVARHYVNDLDEESNNALYLQLELKGLTRVGNSISNLLEHGILGYSVNPDDPTTW comes from the coding sequence GTGAACACGACCAAGCCCGGGCTGTCGCCCATCACGATCTCCATTCTCCTCGCCTGCTACCCGGGCCTGGCGCTCCAGGCCGCCGAAGCGGCCTCCCCCTGGGACTGCCGGCAGGAAGCCGGCGGCAAGTGGGTCTGCGCGGGAGCGGAGCCCGCCATGCCCGCCGCCATGCCGGCGCCCGCGGCCACGCCGGCCCCGCCCGGGCCATCGACACCCTCTGCCACCGGCGCCGCACCCGCCCGGGAGCGGCCGGCGCCGGCGCGTGAACCGGCCCCGGAACCGGCCGCCCGGCCCTCGGCCGGCGGGCGCGACGAGGGCGCGGCGGCGCCCGCCGTCGCCCGGCGAACCCCCCCTCCCCTGCGTCCGGCCTCCACGGCCGTCGCCACCGCCGATGCGGGGCCCGGCGGCCGCGACCCCTGGGCGCTGTGCGCGGTGAGCAGCGCCCCCGGAACCTTCCGGCCGGGGTCGGCCGCCTCCACGTCGGACCTGCCCATCGAGGTGAGCGCCGACCGCGTCCGCTCCACCCAGGATGGCGAGGATCGGCTCGAGGGCGAGGTCCGGCTGACCCAGGGCGATCGCCACCTGCAGGCCAGCCAGGTCACCGTGTGGCGCGCCGAGAACCGGTTCGAGGCCGAGGGGGGCGTGCGCTACTCCGAGCCCGGCTTCGCGGTGGCGGCCGAACGCGCCCGGCTGCGCCTCGACGAGCGCACCGGCGAGCTGGAGCAGGCGAGCTACGAGCTGCCCGGCCTCCATGCCAGCGGCCGCGCCGAGCGCGCCGAGCTGCGCAGCGGGGACGTGGTGGTGCTGAAGGAGGCCACCTACACCACCTGCGATCCCGGGCGCCCCGACTGGGAGCTGAGCGCCGGCGAGGTGAAGCTCGATCCGGCCACCGGCCGCGGCGAGGCCCGCCAGGTGAAGGTGGACTTCAAGGATGTGCCCATCTTCTACTGGCCGTACCTGAGCTTCCCCATCGACGACAAGCGCCACACCGGCTTCCTGGTCCCCACCTTCGGCACCTCCGAGGCGACCGGGCTGGACCTGAGCGTCCCCTACTACATCAACCTGGCGCCCAGCTACGACGCCACCCTGACCCCGCGCCTCATGAGCCGGCGCGGACTGCAGGTCCAGGGCGAGTTCCGCTACCTGCTGGAGGGCCAGGGCGGGCAGGTCACCGCCGAGGTGCTCCCCCACGACAACGAGTTCGGCGATCACCGCGAGCTGCTGAGCTACCAGCACCAGGGCGTCTTCGCTCCCGGCTGGAGCACCGACGTGGACCTGAACTACGTCTCCGACGAGCAGTACTTCCGCGACCTGGGCAACGGCATCAATCTCACCAGCACCACCCATCTCGACCGGCGCGCGGACCTGCGCTACGACAGCACCTACTGGTCGGTGCTGGGCCGGGCCCAGTCGTTCCAGACCGTGGACGAGACCCTCGGCCCGGACGAGCGCCCCTACGACCGGATGCCCCAGCTGCTGTTCCGGGGCGCCCTGCCGGAAATCGCCGGCACCCTGCGCACCTCGCTGCGCGCCGAGTACACCCGCTTCGACCACGAGTCCCTGGTCACCGGCCAGCGCGTGGACCTGGAGCCGGGCCTGAGCCTGCCCCTGGCCGGCGCCGCCTGGTTCCTCACCCCCAGCGCGAAGTACCGCTACACGGGCTACAGCCTCGACGACCCCGACGGGGTCTACCCCGACAGCACCACCCGCGCCCTGCCGGTGCTGAGCCTGGACGGCGGACTGTTCTTCGAGCGCCCCCTGGCCTGGGACGGCGGCGACTACACCCAGACCCTGGAGCCGCGGCTCTACTACCTCTACGTCCCCAACGAGAACCAGGACGACATCCCGGTGTTCGACAGCGCCGCCCTCGACTTCAGCTTCGAGCAGCTGTTCCGCGACAACCGCTTCAGCGGCCGCGACCGGGTGGGCGACGCCAACCAGCTGACCCTCGCCCTCACCAGCCGGGTGCTGGACAACGCCGACGGCCGCGAGCGGCTGCGCGCCGGGCTGGGCAGCGTGTTCTACTTCAGCGACCGCGAGGTGGGCCTGGAGACCGGCGCGCCGGCGGAGGACAGCGGAACCTCGGACCTGGTGGGCGAAGTCGACTACCGCTTGAGCGACGCCTGGTACGCCCGCGGCGGCCTGCAGTGGAACACCGACGAGAACGACATGCGCCGCGGCACGCTGCAGTTCCACTACCAGCCCGACAACCGGCGCATCCTCAACCTGGCCTACCGCCTGCGCAAGGATATCGACGAGACCCTGGAGCAGACCGACGCCTCGCTGCTCTGGCCGCTGAACCCCAACTGGAGCGTGGTGGGCCGGTGGAACTACTCCATCGAGGACCGGCGCACCCTGGACGCCTTTGCCGGGTTCGAATACGGCAGCTGCTGCTGGGCCCTGCGCCTGGTGGCCCGCCACTACGTGAACGACCTGGACGAGGAGAGCAACAACGCGCTCTACCTCCAGCTCGAGCTCAAGGGACTGACGCGGGTGGGCAACTCCATCAGCAACCTCCTGGAGCATGGTATTCTTGGCTACTCGGTCAATCCCGACGACCCGACCACCTGGTAA
- a CDS encoding nucleotide sugar dehydrogenase: protein MELVAVVGLGYVGLPLAVAFGRQRRTLGFDIDPVKLARYRAGEDPTGEVGGEELRKAVQLEYTHDPAALREADLVVVAVPTPIDAARQPDLTPLIGACRTVGRNLKPGAVVIFESTVYPGCTEEVCVPILEQESGYTWSARPERNTEHGARNTFSVGYSPERVNPGDRVHRLESIVKVVSGDGPETLERVDALYRGIITAGLHRASGIRVAEAAKVIENTQRDLNIALMNELALIFDRLGIDTLEVLEAAGTKWNFLPFRPGLVGGHCIGVDPYYLTYKAETLGYHPQVIVAGRRINDGMGAYIAGQAVKHLIRSGSCVMGARVNVLGLTFKEDCPDLRNSRVVDVISELRDYGCQVAVHDPMADPEEARREYGLELTPWEALAPADAVVVAVAHRDYRERPLDEFDSVLKPGGCLIDVKGILDREAAAAMGWPLWRL, encoded by the coding sequence ATGGAGCTGGTCGCAGTCGTTGGCCTGGGTTACGTGGGGCTGCCGCTGGCGGTGGCCTTCGGCCGGCAGCGCAGGACCCTCGGCTTCGATATCGATCCGGTAAAGCTGGCGCGCTACCGGGCCGGCGAGGATCCCACCGGCGAGGTGGGCGGCGAGGAGCTGCGCAAGGCCGTCCAGCTGGAATACACCCACGATCCCGCCGCCCTGCGCGAGGCCGACCTGGTGGTGGTGGCGGTGCCCACCCCCATCGACGCCGCGCGCCAGCCCGACCTGACCCCCCTCATCGGCGCCTGCCGCACGGTGGGCCGCAACCTCAAGCCCGGGGCGGTGGTGATCTTCGAGTCCACCGTCTACCCCGGCTGCACCGAGGAGGTCTGCGTGCCCATCCTCGAGCAGGAGTCGGGCTATACCTGGTCCGCCCGTCCGGAACGGAACACGGAGCACGGAGCACGGAACACGTTCTCCGTCGGCTACTCCCCGGAGCGGGTGAACCCGGGCGACCGGGTCCACCGGCTGGAGAGCATCGTGAAGGTGGTCTCGGGGGACGGCCCGGAGACCCTGGAGCGGGTGGACGCCCTCTACCGGGGCATCATCACCGCCGGGCTGCACCGGGCCTCGGGCATCCGGGTGGCGGAGGCGGCGAAGGTGATCGAGAACACCCAGCGGGACCTGAACATCGCGCTGATGAACGAGCTGGCGCTGATCTTCGACCGGCTGGGGATCGACACGCTGGAGGTGCTGGAGGCGGCGGGGACGAAGTGGAACTTCCTGCCCTTCCGGCCCGGGCTGGTGGGCGGACACTGCATCGGGGTGGACCCCTACTACCTGACCTACAAGGCCGAGACGCTGGGCTACCACCCGCAGGTGATCGTGGCCGGGCGGCGCATCAACGACGGCATGGGCGCCTACATCGCGGGCCAGGCGGTTAAACACCTGATCCGCTCGGGAAGCTGCGTGATGGGCGCCCGGGTCAACGTCCTGGGGCTGACCTTCAAGGAGGACTGCCCGGATCTGCGCAACTCCAGGGTGGTGGACGTCATCAGCGAGCTGCGCGACTACGGCTGCCAGGTGGCGGTCCATGATCCGATGGCCGACCCGGAAGAGGCCCGCCGCGAATACGGCCTGGAGCTGACCCCCTGGGAGGCGCTCGCCCCGGCCGACGCGGTGGTGGTCGCGGTGGCCCACCGGGACTACCGCGAACGGCCCCTGGACGAGTTCGACAGCGTGCTGAAGCCGGGCGGCTGCCTCATCGACGTGAAGGGCATCCTCGATCGCGAGGCCGCCGCGGCCATGGGCTGGCCGCTGTGGCGACTCTGA